From Salvia splendens isolate huo1 chromosome 16, SspV2, whole genome shotgun sequence, a single genomic window includes:
- the LOC121770222 gene encoding cucumisin-like: MVKAAAFSLLYPLLLSALVISCHCQERTLHIVYMGARPDGDASVASNHHSMLHQVLGSASSAKEALVYSYGRSFNGFAAKLTNDEAKRIAEMEGVVSVNQNQVYKLHTTRSWDFLNLTTDKLGAPSLSDVVIGLLDTGVWPEHPSFNDTGFSPPPPKWKGACTGQNFTCNNKIIGARYYNSDGYSGEDQSPRDTEGHGTHTASTAAGVEVDASYFGLGAGVARGGVPSSRIAVYKVCWSFGCNSADILKAFDDAIADGVDVISVSLGSSWPADYIDDVIAIGSFHAMKNGILTSNSAGNSGPYPVSVANYSPWSLTVAASTIDRKFVARLQLGDGQILTGILINTFDLNGTSYPLIWGGDAANYTIGSSPDYARYCLEGAMNTDILAGKIVYCEALFDGVAILLANGVGTIMSDVTFDTPDYAFSWSLPATFINPEDGKKVLNYIRSSSNPVATIFVSDGMKDGMAPIVASFSSRGPSPISPDILKPDITAPGVDILAGWSPLVGTSVDQDDPRRSLFNIISGTSMSCPHASAAAAYVKALHPNWSPAAIKSALMTTAYVMDPRKHRDLEFAYGSGQINPVVAQDPGLVFDANEDDYVNFLCKQGYNTTNLRLITGDNSTCASTAAGRAWDLNYPSFSLYVEDGDKISAVFTRTVTNVGDANSTYTASLYMPSPLIKVSLSPPVLTFSSVGEAQNFTVSVEGPAIAQQPIVSGGIVWRDGKRVVRTPLVVYNYIPGAPYNLYESAAAATGKLPFRNSRSGKLELLKPHPQL, from the exons ATGGTGAAAGCAGCGGCGTTTTCCCTTCTCTATCCTCTTTTGCTTTCAGCTCTTGTGATCAGCTGTCATTGCCAAGAGAGGACT CTGCACATTGTGTACATGGGAGCTCGGCCTGATGGCGATGCATCCGTTGCATCCAACCACCATTCCATGTTGCATCAAGTACTAGGAAG TGCTAGTTCTGCCAAAGAAGCACTGGTTTACAGCTACGGAAGAAGTTTCAACGGATTTGCAGCTAAGCTGACTAATGACGAAGCCAAAAGGATTGCTG AAATGGAAGGAGTGGTATCAGTTAACCAGAACCAGGTGTACAAGCTGCACACAACGAGGTCTTGGGATTTCTTGAACCTTACAACCGACAAACTCGGAGCTCCTTCTCTATCTGATGTCGTAATTGGCCTCCTAGACACCG gaGTTTGGCCGGAGCATCCAAGTTTCAACGACACCGGTTTCAGCCCTCCGCCACCCAAATGGAAGGGAGCCTGTACGGGCCAAAACTTCACCTGCAATAA CAAGATCATCGGAGCGAGATATTACAACAGCGACGGTTACTCGGGCGAGGACCAATCCCCAAGAGACACGGAAGGACACGGGACCCACACGGCGTCAACTGCTGCGGGTGTGGAGGTGGACGCCAGCTACTTCGGCCTTGGTGCGGGCGTAGCCAGAGGAGGCGTCCCCAGTTCCAGAATCGCGGTCTACAAAGTGTGCTGGTCGTTCGGCTGCAACTCCGCCGACATCCTGAAAGCCTTCGACGATGCCATTGCCGACGGAGTCGATGTCATCTCCGTCTCCCTGGGATCCAGCTGGCCCGCTGATTACATTGACGATGTCATCGCCATTGGATCTTTCCACGCCATGAAGAATGGGATTTTGACCTCCAATTCCGCTGGGAACTCTGGGCCTTACCCTGTGTCCGTTGCTAACTATTCTCCTTGGTCCCTCACCGTTGCTGCAAGCACCATTGATAGAAAATTCGTCGCTAGACTCCAGCTCGGAGATGGCCAGATTCTAACA GGAATCCTCATAAACACCTTTGATCTGAATGGGACTTCATACCCTTTAATTTGGGGTGGAGATGCCGCCAACTATACCATCGGCTCCAGCCCCGACTACGCCAGATACTGCTTGGAGGGCGCGATGAACACCGACATTCTAGCTGGAAAAATTGTCTACTGCGAGGCGCTCTTTGACGGCGTTGCCATCCTGCTCGCTAACGGCGTTGGCACCATTATGTCGGACGTCACTTTCGACACTCCTGACTATGCCTTCAGCTGGTCATTGCCAGCCACATTCATCAACCCCGAAGATGGAAAGAAGGTCTTAAACTACATCAGAAGTTCAAG CAACCCTGTGGCGACCATATTTGTGAGCGATGGGATGAAGGACGGGATGGCTCCAATTGTAGCATCGTTTTCTTCGAGAGGGCCCAGCCCCATCAGTCCCGACATTCTCAAG CCTGATATCACTGCCCCTGGAGTGGATATTCTGGCCGGATGGTCGCCGTTGGTGGGGACTTCCGTGGACCAGGACGACCCGAGGAGGTCCCTGTTCAATATCATCTCCGGTACATCCATGTCTTGCCCTCATGCTAGCGCCGCCGCTGCTTATGTCAAAGCCCTTCACCCCAACTGGTCTCCCGCTGCCATCAAGTCTGCCCTCATGACAACAG CTTACGTGATGGACCCGAGGAAGCACCGCGATCTGGAGTTCGCCTACGGGTCAGGGCAGATCAACCCGGTCGTGGCTCAAGACCCGGGCCTAGTCTTCGACGCAAACGAGGACGATTACGTCAACTTCCTGTGCAAGCAAGGCTACAACACCACCAACCTCCGCCTGATCACCGGCGACAACAGCACCTGCGCCTCCACAGCCGCCGGGCGAGCCTGGGACCTCAACTACCCCTCCTTCTCTCTCTACGTGGAAGACGGCGACAAGATCAGCGCCGTCTTCACTCGTACAGTCACCAACGTAGGCGACGCAAACTCCACCTACACAGCCAGCCTCTACATGCCGTCGCCGCTCATCAAAGTGTCCCTTTCGCCGCCGGTTCTGACGTTCTCGAGCGTGGGAGAGGCGCAGAACTTCACCGTAAGCGTGGAGGGGCCTGCGATTGCGCAGCAGCCGATTGTTTCGGGGGGTATTGTTTGGAGGGATGGGAAGCGCGTGGTGAGGACGCCGCTGGTGGTGTATAACTACATCCCCGGCGCGCCGTACAACCTCTACGAGAGCGCCGCCGCTGCTACAGGAAAGCTGCCTTTCCGCAATTCTAGGAGTGGGAAGCTTGAACTGCTTAAACCCCATCCACAGTTGTAA
- the LOC121772685 gene encoding phospholipase D beta 1-like, with product MAHLSYSDSMSGSSQHGQGVQFVPFKTSTGSLRVLLLHGNLDIWVKEAKNLPNMDMFHKNLGDMFGRLSGKFLSKVEGTPPVKITSDPYVTISVSNAVIGRTFVISNSENPVWSQHFNLPVAHYGAEVHFVVKDSDVVGSQMIGAVGIPVEQLISGVRIEGTYPILAENGKQCNPGAVLTLSIEYTPMERVPLYHGGVGGDVSYQGVPGTYFPIRRGGRVTLYQDAHADDELLPKLCLANGRYYNHGHCWHDIYDAICQARRLIYITGWSVYHLVQLVRDGPNAKNSVLGEVLKTKSQEGVRVLLLIWDDPTSTSILGYKTEGVMNTNDEETRRYFKHSSVQVLLCPRSAGKGSWAKKQETGTIYTHHQKSVIVDADAGQNRRKIVSFVGGLDLCKGRYDTQKHSIFNTLQTVHKDDFHQPNFAGATSGCPREPWHDLHCKIDGPAAYDVLTNFQERWLMASKRHGLQKLKTSYDDSLLKLERIPDVLGIDGAAEQARNDPEGWHVQVFRSIDSNSVEGFPKDPKDAPGKNLVCGKNLLIDMSIHTAYVKAIRAAQHFIYIENQYFLGSSFNWSNYNDLGANNLIPMEIALKIANKIRARERFAVYIIVPMWPEGAPTSTPTQRILFWQYNTMQMMYETIYKALQEVGMENEYEPQDYLNFFCLGNRETDVSGGKPSTKSSSGTTPQALSRKNSRFMIYVHSKGMIVDDEFVLMGSANINQRSLEGTRDTEIAMGAYQPQYIWANKHANPHGEIYGYRMSLWAEHTGTIETCFEQPESLECVRRVRWMGELNWKQFAANEVSDMRGHLLKYPVEVDRTGKVRPLPGNETFPDMGGKIIGTFSGIQENLTI from the exons ATGGCTCACTTAAGTTACTCTGATTCAATGTCTGGGAGCTCTCAGCACGGCCAAGGCGTGCAGTTTGTTCCGTTTAAGACCTCAACAGGGTCACTTAGGGTGTTGTTGTTGCACGGGAATTTGGATATTTGGGTGAAAGAAGCCAAGAATCTCCCAAATATGGATATGTTCCACAAGAACTTAGGTGATATGTTTGGGAGGTTGTCTGGCAAGTTCTTGAGTAAAGTGGAAGGCACGCCGCCTGTCAAGATCACGAGTGATCCTTATGTTACCATCTCCGTGTCTAATGCTGTGATTGGTAGGACCTTTGTGATTAGTAACAGCGAGAACCCCGTTTGGAGTCAGCATTTCAATCTGCCAGTCGCGCATTATGGTGCAGAGGTGCACTTTGTGGTAAAAGATAGTGATGTTGTGGGATCTCAGATGATAGGGGCTGTTGGGATCCCTGTGGAGCAGTTGATATCTGGTGTGCGAATCGAGGGTACTTATCCGATTCTTGCTGAAAACGGGAAGCAGTGCAATCCGGGGGCTGTTTTGACCCTTTCCATTGAGTATACACCAATGGAGAGAGTGCCCCTCTACCATGGTGGGGTAGGTGGAGATGTCTCGTATCAAGGTGTGCCTGGTACCTACTTTCCTATCCGGAGAGGGGGCAGAGTCACGCTGTATCAAGACGCTCATGCTGATGATGAGTTGCTTCCTAAGCTGTGTTTGGCTAATGGTAGGTATTATAACCATGGACATTGTTGGCATGATATCTATGATGCAATCTGCCAGGCTCGTCGTCTGATTTATATCACTGGATGGTCTGTATATCACCTTGTTCAGCTTGTGCGGGATGGGCCTAATGCCAAAAACAGTGTTTTGGGTGAAGTTTTGAAAACCAAGTCTCAAGAAGGCGTGCGTGTCTTGCTCTTGATATGGGATGATCCTACATCCACTAGCATCTTGGGGTATAAAACG GAAGGTGTAATGAACACAAACGATGAAGAAACACGCCGTTATTTCAAGCATTCATCTGTTCAAGTGCTGCTATGTCCACGATCTGCTGGGAAGGGTAGCTGGGCCAAAAAACAG GAAACTGGAACGATCTATACTCATCATCAAAAGAGTGTGATAGTAGATGCAGATGCAGGTCAAAACAGGAGAAAGATTGTTTCCTTTGTTGGGGGCCTTGATCTTTGCAAGGGAAGATATGATACTCAGAAACACTCAATTTTCAACACACTTCAAACTGTTCACAAAGATGATTTTCATCAACCTAATTTTGCT GGGGCAACTTCTGGTTGTCCGAGAGAGCCGTGGCATGATCTACACTGTAAGATTGATGGTCCGGCAGCATATGATGTATTGACCAATTTTCAAGAACGTTGGTTAATGGCCTCAAAGCGCCACGGCCTTCAAAAACTGAAAACTTCATATGATGATTCCTTACTCAAACTCGAAAGAATCCCTGACGTGCTAGGGATAGATGGGGCTGCTGAGCAAGCTAGAAATGATCCTGAGGGTTGGCATGTTCAG GTATTCCGATCCATCGATTCAAACTCTGTTGAAGGCTTCCCCAAGGATCCTAAGGACGCTCCAGGAAAG AATCTGGTCTGTGGGAAGAATCTGCTGATTGATATGAGTATACATACTGCTTACGTGAAGGCAATTCGCGCTGCACAACATTTTATCTACATTGAGAACCAGTACTTCCTTGGGTCTTCATTCAATTGGTCTAATTATAATGACTTGG GTGCAAACAACTTAATCCCTATGGAAATCGCTCTCAAGATCGCCAACAAAATCAGAGCACGAGAGAGGTTTGCTGTATACATTATCGTTCCAATGTGGCCGGAGGGGGCTCCTACAAGTACTCCCACGCAAAGAATTCTCTTTTGGCAG TATAACACAATGCAAATGATGTACGAAACCATCTACAAAGCTTTACAAGAGGTGGGGATGGAGAATGAGTACGAGCCCCAGGATTACTTGAATTTCTTCTGCCTCGGGAATCGTGAGACAGATGTCAGTGGAGGCAAGCCCAGCACAAAGAGCTCCAGTGGAACTACCCCACAA GCACTTAGTCGGAAAAACAGCCGATTCATGATCTACGTTCACTCGAAGGGGATGATAGTAGATGACGAGTTTGTGCTCATGGGTTCTGCAAACATTAACCAACGCTCTCTGGAAGGAACCAGGGATACTGAAATTGCCATGGGCGCGTATCAACCTCAGTATATATGGGCAAACAAACATGCTAATCCACATGGAGAG ATCTATGGATATAGGATGTCGCTATGGGCTGAGCACACTGGTACAATTGAGACATGCTTTGAGCAACCGGAGAGTTTAGAATGCGTGAGGCGCGTGAGATGGATGGGCGAGCTGAACTGGAAACAGTTTGCTGCTAATGAAGTGAGTGATATGCGCGGCCACCTGCTTAAGTATCCGGTTGAGGTCGACAGAACTGGGAAGGTGAGGCCTCTTCCCGGCAACGAAACATTTCCAGACATGGGTGGCAAGATTATAGGAACATTCAGTGGCATTCAAGAGAATCTCACTATTTGA